One Tolypothrix bouteillei VB521301 DNA window includes the following coding sequences:
- a CDS encoding diguanylate cyclase domain-containing protein, producing the protein MFSPKILVIEDEEIFALDLRKKLQELGYTVSEITNSGEEAIKTIAETHPNLVLIGTRWAETTDGVHFADTITNTFQVPVLHLTKYSERIKVQKNRRNKPWNSIVKKLAERELHIAIEIALRKHYAERTLKAEQQKFTAILRSMGCAVIITDNYGHIQMMNPLAEVLTACAQHEAMNKKLANILRAADKEIREGIENLTIQVLQEGVSLNLPKNCILYAKDSREIHIEGSITPIRDDNGHIKGSVLVFQDITQRKQVEADLIRNAFYDTLTGLPNRALFLERLGQAFERSQRINGYQFAVLFLDLDGFKAVNDNYGHLTGDRLLIETARRLESCLRSGDTVGRFGGDEFVVLVEDIKEIADAINVAHRIQNSLKLPVAINAQQLYIGVSIGIAINCCAYKEPSSLLRDADIAMYRAKAQGKAQYAVFNFPQLLVAND; encoded by the coding sequence ATGTTCAGTCCTAAAATTTTAGTTATTGAGGATGAGGAAATTTTTGCATTGGATCTCAGAAAAAAATTACAAGAATTGGGATACACGGTTTCAGAAATTACGAACTCAGGAGAAGAAGCAATCAAAACAATAGCAGAGACTCATCCAAACTTGGTATTAATTGGTACTCGCTGGGCTGAAACAACTGATGGAGTCCATTTTGCCGATACTATTACCAACACTTTTCAAGTACCTGTACTGCATTTAACAAAGTACTCAGAAAGAATCAAAGTCCAGAAAAATCGCCGCAACAAACCTTGGAACTCTATTGTTAAAAAACTTGCTGAAAGAGAACTTCATATTGCGATCGAAATAGCGCTTCGCAAGCATTATGCTGAAAGAACGCTAAAAGCAGAACAGCAAAAGTTTACAGCTATTTTAAGAAGCATGGGTTGTGCTGTGATTATCACAGATAATTACGGTCATATCCAAATGATGAATCCACTCGCAGAAGTGCTGACTGCTTGCGCTCAACATGAAGCAATGAACAAGAAATTAGCAAATATCTTAAGAGCGGCTGACAAAGAGATAAGGGAAGGAATAGAGAATTTAACAATACAAGTTTTACAAGAAGGTGTATCTCTTAACTTACCAAAAAACTGTATCCTCTACGCTAAAGACAGTAGAGAAATACATATCGAAGGTAGTATCACACCTATTCGCGATGATAACGGTCATATCAAAGGTTCTGTTTTAGTTTTTCAAGATATTACTCAACGCAAACAGGTAGAAGCAGACCTCATTCGCAATGCTTTTTATGATACACTCACGGGATTGCCAAATCGAGCTTTGTTTCTCGAACGACTGGGGCAGGCATTTGAACGCAGTCAGAGAATTAACGGTTATCAATTTGCCGTGTTATTTTTAGATTTAGATGGCTTCAAAGCCGTAAATGATAACTACGGGCATTTGACTGGCGATCGCCTATTGATAGAAACAGCCCGACGCTTGGAGTCCTGTTTGCGTAGTGGCGACACTGTAGGACGATTTGGTGGAGATGAGTTTGTTGTCCTTGTAGAGGATATTAAAGAGATTGCTGATGCCATTAACGTTGCTCATCGCATACAAAATTCTTTAAAACTACCAGTTGCTATCAACGCACAACAACTTTATATAGGAGTAAGTATAGGTATTGCTATAAATTGCTGTGCGTATAAAGAACCTTCTAGTTTGCTAAGAGACGCCGATATCGCTATGTACCGTGCAAAAGCCCAAGGAAAAGCTCAATATGCTGTGTTTAATTTCCCGCAGTTATTAGTCGCTAATGATTAA